A single region of the Deinococcus radiopugnans ATCC 19172 genome encodes:
- a CDS encoding glycoside hydrolase family 3 N-terminal domain-containing protein produces the protein MRRLLTAALVLAGVVGAQAVPRLTGAEAETRARAVLDTLTLDEKIGQVSMAHLFRFLEGGRSGPVAPNAGDIFSRLRPGATLNGGGDAPQPNTPRGWADALRGLDALGRQTLPGSVPAVFGTDAVHGVNNVPGATLYPHNLGLGAAFDPALTGEIARATAQDMRAMNMDWNFSPVADLGRDPRWGRFYETFGESPWLVADQVAAAVTGLQAGGVATTLKHFVGYGSPGLGRDRADAEISQKALHELYLPPFKAGIQAGAMSVMANSGSVNGIPVHASNAILTDLLRGELGFKGLVVSDWNDIDRLVTVYRTHADLVRATAASVNAGIDLYMVPNDVEQYAAALKEAVEGGQVSPARLDEAALRVLTFKAGLGLMDARPAGGGVLTDHRALARRAAAETLTLLENDQSLPLRKGRVLVTGPAMDSAAIGLGGWSVNWQGVGKGNVPDVPKVSTLATALKATAPVGVTVSALPDGKREALLKAAANADTIVVALGEAPAAESQANNPTLALPPAQVQLLRDVLGTGKPVVLVLMAGRPILLPEDLQSRLSAFVMAYLPGSEGGAALADALYGRAGFPGRLPFTWPGTLGEVGLTADRPPEGAGEAPLPLYPLGFGRDYTSFRTTDGQAVVTADGVRVSVTVQNTGKATGTGTYIVTASLPPAGTLEAVRRPVGVVRAALKPGESRTLSVAVPLERLEAFAGDAFGPVMGSVVPGPYIFQIGDETARVNLP, from the coding sequence ATGAGGCGGCTGTTGACGGCGGCTTTGGTGCTGGCCGGCGTGGTGGGCGCACAGGCCGTGCCCCGACTGACCGGTGCGGAGGCCGAAACCCGCGCCCGTGCCGTGCTGGACACCCTGACGCTGGACGAGAAGATCGGGCAGGTCAGCATGGCGCACCTCTTCCGCTTTCTGGAGGGCGGGCGTAGCGGGCCGGTGGCACCGAACGCGGGCGACATTTTTTCCCGGCTCCGGCCCGGCGCGACACTGAACGGGGGGGGCGACGCCCCGCAGCCCAACACGCCGCGCGGCTGGGCCGACGCCCTGCGCGGGCTGGACGCACTGGGCCGTCAGACCCTGCCCGGTAGCGTGCCCGCCGTGTTCGGCACCGACGCGGTGCATGGCGTCAATAACGTGCCGGGCGCGACGCTGTACCCGCACAACCTGGGGCTGGGCGCGGCCTTTGACCCGGCGCTGACGGGGGAGATCGCCCGCGCCACCGCCCAGGACATGCGGGCCATGAACATGGACTGGAACTTCAGCCCGGTGGCCGATCTGGGCCGCGATCCGCGCTGGGGCCGCTTCTACGAGACCTTCGGCGAGTCGCCGTGGCTGGTGGCCGATCAGGTGGCGGCGGCGGTGACGGGCCTGCAGGCGGGTGGGGTGGCCACCACCCTCAAGCATTTCGTGGGCTACGGTTCGCCGGGGTTGGGCCGTGACCGGGCCGACGCCGAGATCAGCCAGAAGGCCCTGCACGAGCTGTATCTGCCCCCGTTCAAGGCGGGCATCCAGGCCGGGGCGATGTCGGTGATGGCGAACAGCGGCAGCGTCAACGGCATTCCGGTTCACGCCTCCAACGCCATCCTGACGGATCTGCTGCGCGGTGAACTGGGGTTTAAAGGCCTGGTGGTCAGCGACTGGAACGACATCGACCGGCTGGTGACGGTGTACCGGACACACGCCGATCTGGTCAGGGCCACGGCCGCCAGCGTCAATGCCGGCATTGACCTGTATATGGTGCCCAACGACGTGGAGCAGTACGCGGCGGCCCTGAAAGAGGCGGTAGAGGGCGGTCAGGTGTCCCCCGCCCGGCTGGACGAGGCGGCATTGCGGGTGCTGACCTTCAAGGCCGGACTGGGGCTGATGGACGCCCGCCCGGCGGGGGGCGGCGTCCTGACCGATCACCGGGCGCTGGCGCGGCGGGCCGCCGCCGAGACGCTGACGCTGCTGGAAAATGACCAGAGTCTGCCGCTCCGGAAGGGCCGCGTACTGGTGACCGGCCCGGCGATGGACAGCGCGGCCATTGGGCTCGGCGGCTGGAGCGTGAACTGGCAGGGCGTGGGCAAGGGCAACGTGCCGGACGTCCCGAAAGTCAGTACGCTGGCGACCGCCCTGAAAGCCACTGCCCCAGTGGGCGTGACCGTCAGCGCCCTGCCCGACGGCAAACGCGAGGCACTGCTGAAAGCCGCCGCGAATGCCGACACCATCGTCGTGGCGCTGGGCGAGGCCCCCGCAGCCGAGAGCCAGGCCAACAATCCCACGCTGGCGCTGCCGCCCGCGCAGGTGCAGCTGCTGCGCGACGTGCTGGGCACCGGCAAACCGGTGGTGCTGGTGCTGATGGCGGGCCGGCCGATCCTGCTGCCCGAAGATCTCCAGAGCCGCCTGTCCGCCTTCGTGATGGCCTACCTGCCCGGCAGCGAGGGCGGCGCCGCCCTCGCCGACGCGCTGTATGGCCGCGCCGGGTTTCCGGGCCGCCTGCCGTTCACCTGGCCCGGCACCCTGGGCGAGGTGGGCCTGACCGCAGACCGCCCACCCGAAGGAGCGGGGGAGGCGCCGCTGCCGCTGTATCCGTTGGGTTTCGGGCGCGACTACACCTCCTTCCGCACCACGGACGGACAGGCGGTAGTCACCGCAGACGGCGTGAGGGTCAGCGTCACCGTACAAAACACGGGGAAGGCGACGGGCACCGGCACCTACATCGTGACGGCCAGCCTGCCGCCCGCTGGAACCTTAGAGGCGGTTCGGCGTCCAGTGGGCGTCGTCCGGGCCGCCCTCAAGCCCGGCGAGTCCCGCACATTAAGTGTCGCCGTGCCGCTGGAGCGCCTGGAAGCCTTTGCAGGAGACG
- a CDS encoding glycoside hydrolase family 43 protein yields MTVRAVEPPTQTGVTVTNPVLRGFHPDPSIVRVGEDYYLATSTFQWFPGVAVYHSRDLVNWRPIAQPLARTALLDMRGNADSGGVWAPALSHDGERFHLIYTDVKSWGSREVFKDSHNSLTTAEHIEGPWSEPVYLNSSGFDPSLFHDTDGSTIVDSGGDGRKWLVNMRWDHRAGRNAFSGIVLQEYSPAGRRLIGPREVIFQGTQLGVTEAPHLFRRGGWYYLLTAEGGTSYEHAVTLARSRSLHGPYEVHPDNPVLTAVDAPGLPIQKSGHASFTNTPDGSWVLAYLCGRPLSERGECPLGRETALQSLVWGEDDWPRLASGGHHPQLQAELPALPPQPWPQPPARDEFDGPELRPEWMTLRAPAELVGVELTGQRLKLIGHESLNSRHRLALVGRRLQALEARFRTALSFEPEDFQQMAGVCAYYDSRNWVYLRLSRDETLGRTLALLQSENGEYRELLSEEVAVGDVDPVELGIVYAGGQFWFEYRVGGEDWQQVGDRLSAGLLSDEHCGGLSFTGTFLALTCQDLSGRSRAAEFHWAEYLERA; encoded by the coding sequence ATGACCGTGAGGGCGGTGGAGCCTCCGACCCAGACGGGCGTGACCGTCACCAATCCGGTGCTGCGCGGCTTCCATCCTGATCCCAGCATCGTGCGGGTGGGCGAGGACTATTACCTCGCCACCAGCACCTTCCAGTGGTTCCCCGGCGTGGCGGTCTACCACTCGCGCGATCTGGTGAACTGGCGGCCTATCGCGCAGCCCCTGGCGCGCACGGCCCTGCTGGACATGCGCGGCAACGCCGATTCCGGCGGGGTGTGGGCTCCGGCGCTGTCCCACGACGGCGAGCGTTTCCACCTGATCTACACCGACGTCAAAAGCTGGGGCAGCCGCGAGGTGTTCAAGGACAGCCACAATTCCCTGACCACCGCCGAGCACATCGAGGGGCCTTGGTCTGAGCCGGTCTACCTCAATTCCAGCGGCTTTGACCCCAGCCTGTTCCACGACACGGACGGCAGCACCATCGTGGACAGCGGCGGCGACGGGCGCAAGTGGCTGGTGAACATGCGCTGGGATCACCGGGCGGGGCGCAATGCGTTTTCGGGCATCGTGTTGCAGGAGTACAGCCCAGCCGGGCGGCGGCTCATCGGCCCGCGCGAGGTCATCTTCCAGGGCACCCAACTGGGGGTGACCGAGGCCCCGCACCTGTTCCGCCGGGGCGGCTGGTACTACCTGCTGACGGCGGAGGGCGGCACGAGTTACGAGCATGCCGTCACGCTGGCCCGCTCGCGCAGCCTTCACGGCCCCTACGAGGTGCATCCCGACAATCCGGTGCTGACCGCCGTGGACGCGCCGGGGCTGCCCATCCAGAAGAGCGGGCATGCCAGCTTCACCAACACGCCGGACGGGTCATGGGTGCTGGCGTATCTGTGTGGGCGGCCCCTGAGCGAGCGGGGCGAGTGTCCGCTGGGCCGCGAGACGGCGCTGCAATCGCTGGTCTGGGGTGAGGACGACTGGCCCAGACTGGCTTCTGGCGGACACCATCCACAGCTTCAGGCCGAACTGCCTGCGCTGCCGCCTCAGCCGTGGCCGCAGCCACCCGCCCGCGACGAGTTCGACGGCCCTGAACTGCGCCCCGAGTGGATGACCCTGCGCGCGCCGGCTGAGCTGGTGGGGGTGGAATTGACCGGACAGCGCCTGAAGCTGATCGGGCATGAGTCGCTGAACAGCCGGCACCGGCTGGCGCTGGTGGGCCGCCGGTTGCAGGCGCTGGAGGCCCGCTTCCGCACCGCCCTCAGCTTCGAGCCCGAAGATTTTCAGCAGATGGCCGGCGTCTGCGCGTACTACGACTCCCGCAACTGGGTCTACCTGCGTCTGAGCCGCGACGAAACTCTGGGCCGCACGCTGGCCCTGCTGCAAAGCGAGAACGGCGAGTACCGCGAACTGCTTTCGGAAGAAGTGGCCGTGGGCGACGTCGATCCCGTGGAGTTGGGCATCGTGTACGCGGGTGGGCAATTCTGGTTCGAGTACCGCGTGGGCGGCGAGGACTGGCAACAAGTCGGCGACAGGTTGAGCGCGGGCCTCCTGAGCGACGAGCACTGCGGCGGCCTGAGCTTCACCGGCACGTTTCTGGCCCTGACCTGCCAGGATCTGAGCGGGCGCAGCCGGGCGGCCGAGTTCCACTGGGCCGAGTACCTGGAGAGGGCATGA
- a CDS encoding GH1 family beta-glucosidase: MTANTNQPNPHSFPPRFTWGVATSSYQIEGAAHEDGRSPSIWDTFCATPGKVLNGDNGDVACDHYHRLDSDLDLIASVGVNAYRFSVAWPRVVPEGRGTPNPAGLDFYSRLVDGLLARGITPWLTLYHWDLPQVLQDAGGWPKRDTALALGDYAAVVTDALGDRVKHWITINEPWVAAFMGYGNGVHAPGHTDLAESFAASHHLLLAHGLALQAIRANVPGAKAGITLNLAAAYPATGSPEDQAAAWRQDGFANRWYLDPVFGRGYPQDMVERLGAASPQAQGLVRGSDLETIGAPTDFLGVNMYSRSVVADAPGEGFLDVRQLRVEGSEYTGFDWEVAPQSLTDLMLRLQRDYNPPALYITENGATYPDTVAEDGTVHDEERTRYFQQHLAALGAAITGGAKMAGYFAWSLMDNFEWAEGYDKRFGIVHVDFETQARTLKASGRWYRDFLARAQEGQPA, from the coding sequence ATGACTGCCAACACCAACCAGCCCAACCCCCACAGCTTCCCGCCGCGTTTCACTTGGGGCGTCGCCACCAGCAGCTACCAGATCGAGGGGGCGGCCCACGAGGACGGCCGCAGCCCCAGCATCTGGGACACCTTCTGCGCCACGCCCGGCAAGGTCTTGAATGGCGATAACGGCGACGTGGCCTGTGACCACTATCACCGCTTGGACAGTGACCTCGATCTGATCGCCTCTGTGGGCGTCAACGCCTACCGTTTCAGCGTCGCGTGGCCGCGCGTCGTGCCGGAGGGACGCGGCACCCCCAACCCGGCCGGGCTGGACTTCTACTCGCGGCTGGTGGACGGCCTGCTGGCGCGGGGCATCACGCCGTGGCTGACGCTGTACCACTGGGACCTGCCGCAGGTCTTGCAGGACGCGGGCGGCTGGCCCAAACGCGACACAGCGCTGGCGCTGGGCGACTACGCGGCGGTGGTGACGGACGCGCTGGGTGACCGCGTGAAGCACTGGATCACCATCAACGAGCCGTGGGTGGCCGCCTTCATGGGCTACGGCAACGGCGTTCACGCGCCGGGCCACACCGATCTGGCCGAGAGTTTTGCCGCCTCGCACCACCTGCTGCTGGCGCACGGGCTGGCGCTGCAGGCCATCCGGGCCAACGTGCCCGGCGCAAAGGCGGGCATCACGTTGAATCTGGCGGCGGCGTATCCGGCCACGGGTTCACCTGAAGACCAGGCCGCCGCGTGGCGGCAGGACGGCTTCGCCAACCGCTGGTACCTGGATCCGGTGTTCGGGCGCGGCTACCCACAGGACATGGTGGAACGGCTGGGCGCGGCCAGCCCGCAGGCGCAGGGGCTGGTGAGGGGCAGCGATCTGGAGACTATCGGCGCACCCACCGACTTCCTGGGCGTCAACATGTACTCACGCAGCGTGGTGGCTGACGCGCCCGGCGAGGGTTTTCTGGACGTCCGGCAACTGCGCGTGGAGGGCAGCGAGTACACCGGCTTCGACTGGGAGGTGGCCCCGCAGAGCCTGACCGATCTGATGCTGCGGCTGCAGCGCGACTACAACCCGCCCGCCCTCTACATCACCGAGAACGGCGCGACGTATCCCGACACCGTGGCCGAGGACGGCACCGTGCACGACGAGGAGCGCACCCGCTACTTCCAGCAGCACCTCGCCGCGCTGGGAGCGGCCATCACCGGAGGCGCGAAGATGGCCGGGTATTTCGCGTGGTCACTGATGGACAACTTCGAGTGGGCCGAGGGCTACGACAAGCGCTTCGGCATCGTGCACGTGGACTTCGAGACGCAGGCGCGCACCCTCAAGGCGTCGGGCCGCTGGTACCGCGATTTCCTGGCCCGCGCCCAGGAGGGCCAGCCCGCATGA